Proteins encoded within one genomic window of Porphyromonadaceae bacterium W3.11:
- a CDS encoding DUF1896 family protein, which translates to MIQKRQLSYFLLKLEEYLSNYHPDKVQDKAFTNARAEEALSVYLDAVKQGYDHLQAEELASETMFRGLHFSAYDTIRTVLENEFETELPEPLPERLANILLGNQAIKEVLQKYDLNDEFDGTSEYKLLYTELTGTIALLIEENKLPTVEA; encoded by the coding sequence ATGATACAGAAGAGACAGCTATCGTACTTCCTTTTGAAGCTTGAGGAGTATTTGAGTAATTATCATCCTGACAAGGTGCAGGACAAAGCTTTCACCAATGCACGAGCTGAAGAAGCTCTGTCGGTCTATCTTGACGCAGTTAAGCAAGGGTATGACCATTTACAAGCGGAAGAACTTGCTTCTGAGACAATGTTCCGAGGACTTCATTTCTCTGCTTACGATACTATTCGGACGGTTTTAGAAAATGAGTTTGAGACAGAATTACCCGAGCCACTACCTGAGAGATTGGCAAATATCCTACTCGGTAACCAGGCGATTAAGGAGGTGTTACAGAAGTATGACCTGAATGATGAGTTTGACGGCACCTCAGAGTACAAACTACTGTACACCGAACTAACTGGCACGATTGCTCTGCTGATTGAGGAGAATAAGCTCCCAACAGTGGAAGCGTAG